The Watersipora subatra chromosome 1, tzWatSuba1.1, whole genome shotgun sequence genome has a window encoding:
- the LOC137389987 gene encoding receptor-type tyrosine-protein phosphatase alpha-like codes for MFLYEVLVEALVCGETAVTCAQFDEKLVKWRNRNGKEKCTLELMFDRSKITCSPNTDDQFSAGKALENRHRNRDQSVLPPEDIIQNFEYDDTGPVPLDTGTNEISVYHTKSGFIVTQTPLAHTEHDFWNMLLMRESAVIVHLNNNEDEQAYWPYEPETQTAIRDITVQCVHRILGSDGCSETELCVVQQGKYFDVLLIELQLPNGELPNTTQLLTLCRKIERYASSSRYSMTIRCSNGSRLSGLFVVAMNLFLRVRIEQEVDIVLEVKLARRSRPEFISDFASFNLLHEFVTSYLSEFSEYSNFK; via the exons ATGTTTCTCTATGAGGTGCTGGTAGAAGCTCTTGTCTGTGGAGAAACGGCTGTAACTTGTGCTCAATTTGATGAGAAACTAGTCAAGTGGAGGAAT AGAAATGGTAAGGAGAAGTGCACATTGGAACTGATGTTTGATAGAAGCAAGATTACATGCTCTCCCAATACTGATGACCAGTTCTCCGCAGGAAAAGCTCTCGAGAACAGACATCGAAATAGGGACCAGAGCGTGCTGCCAC cAGAAGATATcattcaaaactttgaatacgacgataccggtccggtacctctcgatactggtacaaatgagATATCG GTTTACCATACAAAGTCTGGTTTCATTGTCACACAGACACCCCTCGCCCATACAGAGCATGACTTTTGGAATATGCTACTCATGAGAGAGTCTGCTGTGATAGTCCACCTTAACAACAATGAG GATGAGCAAGCATACTGGCCATATGAACCAGAAACCCAGACCGCTATCAGAGACATAACTGTGCAATGTGTACACCGCATTTTAGGATCTGATGGCTGCTCAGAAACAGAACTCTGTGTTGTACAACAAGGA aaatattTTGATGTCCTGCTAATTGAGTTGCAATTGCCAAATGGAGAGTTGCCTAACACTACCCAGCTATTAACTCTGTGTCGCAAGATTGAAAGATATGCTTCCTCTTCTCGATATTCTATGACTATAcggtgcag CAATGGTAGCAGATTGAGTGGCCTGTTTGTGGTAGCCATGAATCTTTTCTTGAGGGTTCGCATTGAACAGGAAGTAGATATCGTTCTGGAAGTTAAGTTGGCCCGGCGGAGTCGACCAGAGTTCATAAGTGACTTT GCATCTTTCAACCTCCTCCATGAGTTTGTTACATCCTATCTCTCAGAGTTCAGCGAGTACTCCAACTTTAAATGA
- the LOC137389995 gene encoding receptor-type tyrosine-protein phosphatase kappa-like, whose product MAVPAGPTKLSVHTRNSTTALLTWTAPTWTDVDHLIISYQVKCDILNNTYNPSETRYSLPYFNTSLPSITLTSLKPQVQYGCCVQAILSQGYGKPSIPITFWTKPAVSTEPVIAPVTLRSSDSVLMEWTKPDRLNNKSYVHGYEISCFIRNSTYNPAANSASSYVTGNNLSANVTSLSPQVQYSCQVRAHLSNGYGQWSEYTVFWTKPAAIDWSFSEQKPVVNDTLVTLTLPTPLNRQSPPGYESLLIAVQKKSRVKRELSSADIETNEDYYITAELPVSSLSNIFTIGDKYTYGSYLNKPLQFGNYAFYIGLKPVTEEVVDFTTSPYWQIEIVAPTGNPFQSAVLVGGTGGGLAITLLIAFVLVVLLLRKRSRKGSEKAVGAQHTGLEMSSANAIMRRSRHIEKEAAEPLLHANEDQNLYANVGLGTPNTPAILVSELHLMVQQAKEDNPDSPFQDEYSQIGHPKMACNDGKKTENANKNRFKNIMAPDTTRVKLTIANDSDTDYINANYIQDAKKRNKFIACQGPIDQTIEDMWRMIHDTNSSTIVMLTNPVETNRAKCSIYYPEGEISCEVFGRFEVRLVEEQRFAEYTIRKLEYTFGERTRTVRLFHFTAWPEHGVPTTAGLLDFRHRVKQEMAINAGPTIVHCSAGVGRTGTFIALDLLIEEAMNQPKKSESKVNVVTCVHRMRLQRPKMIKTVVWFFGDLR is encoded by the exons ATGGCAG TGCCAGCTGGACCTACCAAACTGTCTGTGCATACTAGGAATAGCACAACAGCACTATTAACATGGACAGCTCCGACATGGACAGATGTTGACCATCTAATCATAAGTTATCAG GTAAAATGTGACATTCTCAACAACACATACAATCCTTCAGAGACAAGATATTCTCTTCCTTATTTTAACACCAGTCTACCCTCAATAACTCTCACATCACTCAAACCTCAAGTACAGTATGGATGCTGTGTACAGGCTATTTTATCACAGGGATATGGAAAACCATCTATACCTATCACCTTCTGGACTAAACCAGCAG TCTCTACAGAACCTGTGATAGCACCTGTAACACTAAGAAGTTCTGACTCAGTACTAATGGAGTGGACCAAACCCGATCGGCTAAATAATAAATCTTATGTCCATGGCTATGAG ATTTCATGTTTCATCAGAAACAGTACATACAATCCTGCTGCTAACAGTGCGAGTTCGTATGTGACTGGAAATAACTTGTCAGCAAATGTCACATCACTATCTCCTCAAGTTCAGTACAGTTGTCAAGTGAGAGCACATTTGTCAAATGGATATGGACAGTGGTCTGAGTATACTGTCTTTTGGACTAAACCAGCAG CAATTGATTGGAGCTTCTCTGAGCAAAAGCCAGTAGTTAATGACACACTAGTAACTCTAACCCTACCAACACCTCTCAACCGCCAATCACCTCCAGGATATGAGAGTTTGCTAATAGCTGTTCAGAAGAAATCCAGGGTCAAAAGGGAGCTAAGCAGTGCTGACATAGAGACCAATGAGGACTACTACATTACAGCAGAGTTACCCGTTTCAAGCTTGTCCAATATATTCACAATAGGAGACAAATATACATATGGCAGCTACTTGAACAAGCCTTTACAGTTTGGCAACTATGCATTCTATATTGGATTAAAACCAGTTACTGAAGAGGTAGTTGATTTTACTACATCTCCCTACTGGCAGATTGAAATAG TGGCTCCAACTGGAAATCCATTTCAAAGTGCAGTTCTCGTTGGAGGCACAGGCGGAGGTCTTGCCATTACTCTACTTATTGCTTTCGTTCTAGTTGTTTTGCTTCTCCGGAAGCGCTCAAG gaAAGGAAGTGAAAAAGCAGTTGGGGCGCAACATACTGGTCTAGAAATGAGCTCTGCCAATG CTATAATGAGGCGGTCCCGCCATATTGAAAAAGAAGCTGCTGAACCTCTACTTCATGCTAATGAGGATCAGAATCTCTATGCCAATGTTGGTTTAGGGACTCCCAATACCCCTGCTATCCTTGTCTCTGAACTTCACCTGATGGTTCAGCAGGCTAAGGAAGACAACCCTGACTCCCCGTTTCAAGATGAATATTCA CAAATAGGCCATCCAAAAATGGCCTGTAACGATGGGAAAAAGACTGAGAATGCGAACAAGAATCGATTTAAAAACATCATGGCAC CTGACACTACTAGAGTAAAGCTGACTATAGCCAATGACTCAGACACAGATTATATCAACGCTAACTACATTCAG GATGCCAAGAAGAGAAATAAATTCATAGCATGCCAAG GTCCAATTGACCAGACTATTGAAGACATGTGGAGGATGATTCATGATACCAATTCTTCTACTATTGTTATGTTGACGAATCCAGTGGAGACCAACAGG GCCAAATGCTCTATCTACTACCCAGAGGGAGAGATTTCTTGTGAAGTATTTGGGAGGTTTGAGGTGAGGCTGGTGGAAGAACAAAGGTTTGCTGAGTACACCATCAGAAAACTCGAATACACTTTTGGAGAA AGAACAAGGACAGTCCGACTTTTTCACTTTACCGCATGGCCTGAACATGGAGTTCCAACTACTGCTGGGTTACTGGACTTCAGGCACAGAGTCAAACAGGAAATGGCTATTAATGCAGGTCCTACAATAGTACACTGCAG TGCAGGTGTTGGACGAACTGGGACATTCATTGCTCTAGATCTGCTGATTGAAGAGGCAATGAACCAACCTAAAAAATCAGAATCAAAAGTGAATGTGGTGACTTGTGTTCATAGAATGAGATTGCAGAGGCCTAAAATGATTAAAACTGTGGTATGGTTTTTCGGAGATCTGAGATGA